The stretch of DNA AGAGATCGTCGTTGAGGAAACGGGCCATCTCGTCGAGTTGCGGCCGGGAGCATCGACCCGAGTCGAGCAGTCGGAGATAGCCAAAGGCGCGTTGCTGCAATTCGACAAGGATTCCGGCCAAGAGCTGCTTGTAGACGACGGTATCGGGCTTGAGACGGTCGGGCACCACGTTGTCGATATTCTTGATAAAGACCACATCGCCCTCCACCTCGTTCAGATTTTGAATGAGCGCACCATGTCCGCCGGGTCGGAAGAGCAACGTTCCGTCTTCGTTCCGGAAAGGCGTATGGTCGGGATTGGCGGCGAGGGTGTCGGTGGAGGATTTCTGCTCGGAAAACGAGACGTTGAAGCGCACGCCGTAAGTGCGTTCATAGATGCCGACCTTTTCGGCCACCTTGGCCTGGAAAAGAGGCAGATGTTCGTGCGAAACGGTGAAGTGCACGTTGGCCTCCCCGCCCGAAGCGGCATAGAGCGCAGCTTCCACCAAATGCTCTTCGAGCGGCGTGCGCGGGCCGTCGTCATAACTGTGGAAAAGCAGCAGTCCTTTGGGCAGAGCTCCGTAGTTGAGCCCCTCCGCACCGAGCAACTCTCGCACCACATCCTTGTATCGGCCCGCCTCTACCAACGAGCAGACACTGGCCTGCATGTCGCGCTTGCACACCCGGCAGAGTTCTTTTCGGAAAGCAAATCCACGACGTTGTTCAAAAAATTCTTTCTCGAAATCGGTGGTCGGCTCGTCATAGTCGGCCTCGAGAAAGGCGAACAAATCCTTGAACATCCTACTGGCCGCGCCTGATGCCGGCACAAACTTCACGATTCGATGTCTCTCGTCTTTGTATCGATTCCAGGCACTGATGTAGTGCGCACGCTGACTTTCGGTGGGTGCCATAATACCATTGCCCACCGATGCCGCCGCCCGCAAACGCAGATAAGGGAATCCTTGACGATGCTGTTGCAGTTGCCGCTCCACCTCGGCTGGCGAGATGCCCAATGCGGCGATTTGTTGTAGATCTTGTTGTGATAGCATATTTGAGTGATTGATTTCTATTGTCTATTCTTAAAGGTTCATCGATTCTTTAATGCGTCCCAAAGTTAAGGATAAAATCCGTAACCGGCAAAACCACAGTAGAAAGTTGACAAGGGGACAAGTTGACAAGTTAACAAGTTAACAAGGGGACGAGGGGACAAGTTGACGAGGGGCTTAACCGTTTCCCTTCCGTCACAGCACAGGCCCCGCTCTTCCCACTGAAGATTTATCGATTATTTTTCTTACATTTGCAGTCGTATTGGCAATCCTATGTTCTATAGCTACAAAAGAATCATGATGCTCTTGGGCCTGACTTGCCTTATAAAAGTCGGAGCTGCACAGGAAAACGAGAGACGGCTCACCGCCGACTCTGTGCGGCAGGTAGACGAGGTGGTGGTGACTTCTAAAAACACATTTCGCGAAACCCTCCCGTCGCAAAAACTCTCGGGTGAGGCCTTGGAGCGACTCAATACTCATGGCGTGGCCGATGCGCTGAGATATTTCTCTGGT from Prevotella sp. oral taxon 475 encodes:
- a CDS encoding DUF4301 family protein; translation: MLSQQDLQQIAALGISPAEVERQLQQHRQGFPYLRLRAAASVGNGIMAPTESQRAHYISAWNRYKDERHRIVKFVPASGAASRMFKDLFAFLEADYDEPTTDFEKEFFEQRRGFAFRKELCRVCKRDMQASVCSLVEAGRYKDVVRELLGAEGLNYGALPKGLLLFHSYDDGPRTPLEEHLVEAALYAASGGEANVHFTVSHEHLPLFQAKVAEKVGIYERTYGVRFNVSFSEQKSSTDTLAANPDHTPFRNEDGTLLFRPGGHGALIQNLNEVEGDVVFIKNIDNVVPDRLKPDTVVYKQLLAGILVELQQRAFGYLRLLDSGRCSRPQLDEMARFLNDDLCCRRDDTRSLTDAELSTYLRSKLNRPLRVCGVVKNVGEPGGGPFLIDEADGTVSLQILESSQIDSANADAMRMFREGTHFNPVDLVCGLRNYQGQPFHLPDFVDPATGFISSKSKNGRTLKALELPGLWNGAMSRWNTIFVEVPLSTFNPVKTVNDLLRPEHQSVSN